One region of Schistocerca gregaria isolate iqSchGreg1 chromosome 7, iqSchGreg1.2, whole genome shotgun sequence genomic DNA includes:
- the LOC126282017 gene encoding uncharacterized protein LOC126282017 encodes MMTSSLLLVPLLLAGAVLADTCTLPEASTETFSVTTAHKKWYQQYRYPSTDLDPLGCLTLTQDPGEAANQMTLSGAFSQDPSAAVTADVTIEGNRLHSTYYGKYGELLTAERNLVYGSADIFIEHFCMVTGDEMTFIFTTAENPSDDLINQIWAEVDARPEIDRSKFQEVTC; translated from the exons ATGATGACTTCCTCTCTGCTGCTGGTGCCGCTGTTGTTGGCTGGGGCAGTCCTGGCTGACACCTGCACGCTGCCTGAAGCCTCCACAGAAACCTTCAGCGTCACCACG GCCCACAAGAAGTGGTACCAACAGTACCGCTACCCTTCTACTGACCTGGACCCCCTGGGCTGCCTCACCCTCACACAGGACCCTGGCGAGGCTGCTAACCAGATGACTCTCAGCGGTGCCTTCAGCCAGGACCCATC AGCTGCTGTCACGGCCGACGTCACTATCGAGGGAAACAGACTTCACAGTACCTACTATGGCAAGT ACGGTGAATTGTTGACCGCTGAGCGAAACCTCGTCTATGGAAGCGCAGACATCTTCATTGAGCACTTCTGCATGGTGACTGGCG ACGAGATGACATTCATCTTCACCACTGCCGAGAATCCGAGCGACGATCTGATCAACCAGATATGGGCTGAGGTCGACGCACGCCCTGAAATCGACAGATCCAAATTCCAGGAAGTCACTTGTTAA